The sequence below is a genomic window from Echeneis naucrates chromosome 13, fEcheNa1.1, whole genome shotgun sequence.
AGCTAGAGAAATCGGCGTTAAGTCAGTACATGACAGATTCTCAGAACCGAGggaatatttttaaattcaaactaactatcaaaaaaaaaaaaaaaaaaaaattaagatctTTCAAAAGatgaacagagacaaacaagctgcaaattTCCTCATGATGTAGTGTTAAGTGTTAAGGGTTTTGCTGTTCCAATGAGTCCCAATGAGATTCATAATCAGTAAGAGTTTGGTTTTAGGGAAATAATATATTGGACATTTATTACGGAGCAGTCCTGAGCAGAGACAAGTTCACATCTATGATTTAAAAGTTTAACTTAAAGCTTattaatttgaaagaaaaatgtaaaaatgatatTCCTTACAGAATCTTTTGGTGACCAGTAGGAGCCTCtttgaataaaatacatttgaccAATTGCCCATGACCAATATGCACCCACAGTAATCTTCTAAATTCTATGGAAAATGATAATAGTAACCAGTAACATTAGGTTTGGAGATCAGAGTCAACAGTCACTCTATGAACCCGCAGATAGATTCAAATAGTCTCCTCAGATTATTTTGTATTCAAAAAGCTTTGACATGATATAAATTCTACTTTAGTTACTGTCTTCTCATAACAGGCATACTGAGGCCATGCTAGAATTAAATGTCTTTGATGCTCATACGCATTTTTTCTTGTTAACATCGAAGAGTAAACTATTTAGTCAGATTATCACTGTAGATTCTATTTGCCGATTCCGCCACTCTTCTATGTAGCTCATAACAACTGTTTGCCACAAGTTCAAATGGCATATTTTAattgtgaaaatcaaaaccCAAAAATGATTCTTCCACCCAGTTTTCATATCAAAAAAGTGACAGGGGGATTCTTGAGTGCTGATCACTCACTGGGCATTGAGCAagataagaaagaaaagatctgATGAGAGAGATAAGTTAGCAACTGAGAGTGAGGTCACAACAGGAAACGCATCATGTGGGAGGGAGGGGACTTGAGCAATATATGAAAGTCTATGTGGAGAACTATTTCAATAAAACTGTTGGGGTAAACCACTTGTCAGTTTTTCCACAGCCACCACAGTATGAGCGAGAGGATTGCTGCTTCTGCTCAGTCTACATCAATCAACACTAAACagtagaaagaagaaaaagatgtcTTCTTCTTTCTAACTTGCTTCGGTGTTGATGGAATAAGGGCCGGTATTGGTGACTACACTGTGGATTATTACTGAGTGATGAAATTTCGCCAGATAGCTGAAATGGATATGAGCAGCAAGACACCAACTCTTCTCTTCCTGGTTATCTGCATAAGCTCTGTGTCAGGTAATTACCAACCTTTAAAATTAATTGTATCAGTTTTTAATTAACTTGatcttattttgtgtttaaatttaCCAAATATATCTTTACCATGTTTATCTGGAAAAATAATCTGAATTTATCACCATGAAGCTATTACAGTAACCCATCTATGGGAGATAAATACAGATAGAGCTGTAGTTTCTAAGACATTTTCTTATTGTGAAAGTATTATGACCCCATAATAGGGTCATAATACTTAGGGGATTTATCAAAAAGGTTCCTGTTCCTCtcaactgtgtgtgttccttAGTTAAAAGTGGAAATGGGTGACATTCTGTTCCCTTTACAGAAAAACCCATTGCCATTATGATCAGAGATTCCATGAAGGACTTGGATTATCATTGCAACTATCGCATCACAGATTTCCCCTGTCGCCCACATCATTCATAAAGCATTTTCATGACACAACCGGTCTTTGTACTTTGTACATTtagagaaatatatatattttttgcaaTATTAAAGAGCACCATTGTGATGTTCTTTGGTAGGACTGGCTCTCCCTCAGCCCGATGATGTAGTGGTGAATATTTTGGATGGGGAAGTGATAGTGCATTGGAAACCTCCCAAAGATGCCTCTTCAAACTCCATGTACAATGTCAAAATGGGAAAGTGAGTATTATTTGACAATTATTTTACAACGGTCCGTAGTCCTGTTAGTCAATTTATCCAACgttctccatcttttcttttagcTTGGGCCAACACTTGTATTGAAATATATTACATGTTCCCGATGATTCCACCTTgtgtttacccccccccccagatggTGACTAGTGTGCTTTTTTGTCTCCAGGTTAAATGGCAACTGGACCAAGGTAGAAAACTGCACCGGCATCACACACACCTACTGTGACCTGAGTGGATTTATACACAACTATAACTCTATTTACAAAGTCGGAGTTCAGCTGGTCATGGGAGACGACGCCTCTGCATGGAAGAACATGAAAGTTCGCCCGTATAACAGTAAGCATAGCTGTGATTTTGCTGTCAGCTAGCtctcaaacatatacacacatgtacactaTTGGATGTTTTTCTTACCTGTCTTTGTTCCACAGGTGAGTTGCAGCCCCCCTCCTTCAGTTTGCTGGCAACTTCCAGCACTTTATCAATTTACATTCACCAAAAACCCATTCTGAGGAAGCTCTTTCCCTTTGGGCTCAGCTACACCATCTACCTGGTGGAGAGAGGGCAACAGAATAAGGTGAGCATGacataatataataaataataataaatagtttAAGACAGCAGCAGCCCTTTTCACAAACAGTGTTATAAACACTATATCggcattcatttttttcaaaatttcatgGTTTTATATCAACCTCAAACTCTTACCAAACTTTTCTGTACAATCCCTGAATCTACATTGtatcttaattttatttttttttatgtcctcaGACAATCATTGCCTACCTGAGGGATGACTTGGAAGATAATTCTAGGACTTTCAGTTCTCTTCATTGGGGCAGGGAATACTGCGTAAGCATGAGAGTAAGGGGAAATGGAGCTACCACCATCAGCGGTTTTTCTCCGACACAGTGTCTGAAGCTACCTGAGCAAGGCATGAAAAAAATCCTATTAGGACAATATAGAAACATCTTTATCAATGACAAGCAATTAATACAAATTACATGGACATACACTACATGGCTTctaaattattttgtgtttttgttccccTCCAGAATGGTACATAATCGCTGTGTTATCCCTATCTACTCTGAGTGTGCTAGCAATCATTGTGATCAGTGCAGTTATCCTCCTCTGTTACCTGAAACGACCAGCGAAAACACCTGCTGCATTGGTGAGTCTGTTTAAACAATACTGGGTGTTACCGTTTCAGAAACCATCAAAACATGTTATGGatatggaaataaaaagcaaaaagagaccAAAAGGTTGATTGTAGTTGgcaaacaataaatgaaaatgcaaaccTCTTCTCTTTCCTTACACCAGAAATCCCCTGCAAGTGATTGGCTGCCACTCCCCATTGGAGAGGGACCTATGGAGGTGGTCACAGACAAAGGATGGTACCTGTTCAGTTACAGATCAGAAGTGGAAAAGTGTGTGAAAGACCAAGAGGCCCATGTTACAGTAAAAGACAGTGCAGATAAGGACAGGAGGACAAGCATGGACAGTGGAGTCAGCATGCAGTCCAGCTCTGCCATAAAAAATGGAGACAGTCAACTGACGAGACAAGATGACAGTGGCTGTGGGAGCTCCACCAGCAGTCAGACAGTTTACCCCCTGTCGGATGAGAAGACTGATACCAACACAGcaaggaagagggaggacagTGGAGTGGGTCTGGGCTGCCGACATGATTCCTTCTCTATAAGTATGGATGAACAAGGCAGCAGTCTTCTTAAGGGCTCTTCTCCTGGGGGTAACTATCGCACCCAACGCCCCTGGGCCGAGCAGAACCAGTCTGTGACCATCTGTGATGATGAGGAGGGATTTAAACAGACAAATTCAGATATAGTTTTGGCTGAAGTGGTCACAAGTTACAGGGCCGGACTTCAGTCATGTATTTGCTCCAAAATGGGAAAATGCATTTGGTGCCATAATCAAGGTGAAGTGGCCAAGCAATACAGAACTGTGTGTATCGAAAATAGGCCATTGAGcaacaaatgtgattttgtggACTCTTGTAAATCTGGACTCACTTTTTCGGGCTATTCtaaaaaatcacaaatgaacACTGACGTGATGGATGatttcaaaaacaatttttcaCAACCATGGGGGACCTTCCCTCTGTTAACAACCGTGGTGGAGGGAGGACATGACTTCAATATGAACAATGTGTCCGTCTCATTATGTGATGTCCAGCTGACAAATGACTGACAAATGTGTATATTGCTGTTCATTACAGTGACATGATGAAACACATCCCCACGACACACTTCTGATTCATAAGACAGGGGAGGTTGTATGTACTTCAGAATTATGCTGTCATGGGGTGGGAGTGGAATTTTGGAAGAGAAAGGGGAGACGTGGGGAGGAAATATAGCACAATTCCTTGTTGCCCAATTTAGAAAGGAAGCAGGGGTCTAACCACACAGCTGCTGGCTGATAGCTGTTGAACAACTGGGAGCTGAGACTCAAAAACCTTATTCTGCTGTCTCACTGGGTAAACTTAGAACTGACTTAAATGCAGTAAGCCGGAAGTGAAACTGGCGTGGGAGATACTGTACGCAGAGAAACTGTTGACAGTTAGATGCTTTGGGGCATTTTGCTACTTCATATCTGTAGGTAATGAATCtacaaaaatgtcagaaaattttGTGAATCTCTGAGATATTTGCTATTTCAAGTGGTGTCTAAACATTTCAATCTTGATTCAGGacatttttttacagtttgacagCATGTCATGCCATATCCTGTAGGCTTGTCTTTCAGAAAGATCTCTGTTCTATCTACATATCTGCAGTATCTATTAAATGTTACTGGGGGGAAGGGGTATTTATGGAGTACTGCCttgaataaatatgattttgtgctttaatatccatccattcatccatcttctatcacttTTCCGTGTCTGGGTTGCGGGGGAGCTGGAACCAACGTtccgggcgaggggcggggtatatgctggacaggtcgccagtccaccaTGCTTTaatatgtgataaaaaaaaaatcatgtttccCCAAGAATGTTATGTAAAGTGCTTTTAGTCACAAAAACCCCGTCAGTAAACAAAAGatatgttaattttttttttttttttttttttataaaacatgaCTCAAACAAATAAGAGGAAAACCCTGAATTAACAAGGTGGTGCGtacaggggaaaaaacaaaaactaaccctaaccaacaaaaataaaaccatctcTTTGCTGCACTTGGGATCCCCATATGCTAATTCTTTGAGTTAACCAGAGCAGTGGTTTCATTGCCTCTAACTAACACATCAACTTCCTCTCTAAACCTTccactcatttaaaaaaaagttcaatttcaCATCAACAGTGAGGACAGAAAATATTGTCAGTGGAGCTGAATACTAGTAGGTTCTGAAGTGTGAAATAACACCTTCACATTGGCCTACGGGTAAATtaccctttttttctttatgaagcATTTTCTTGACACTGAGAAGACATAAGTCCTATGGGCAACTTCTCCATGAGCAGCATAAAGTACGAAGGAAGTGAGAATATTTGTGGAAAATCTTAGCGACGGTATAATGTATTGTTTGAGTGAAAAGTATCGCATATGAATGTTTTTGCAGCACAGGTTCGGCTTCATCCACTTGCTTCTTCATGTATAACTGTATTTGCCTGTGAGGACACCAATGCTcccaaaattagatttttatgcAAGGCCTTGTATTAGCCTTGCAAATTGTATgggtttgttggtttttggtAAAAGAAATTACCTAAACCATCATTTTGACCCTGAGGCAAATAGTTTTGGAGCCCACaactttttaatttgttgtggtCCAAAAAAACTCTACTTGTGATCCCTGataaaatataatcacaaagGAAGAAATGCAGAGAGTtactttttattgctttgtaGCTTGATGATGATTCATTTTGATGATTGAGTTGACATTCACCTCCCTATAGGCAGCTCATACTGTGTAAGACTGGGCAGAAGCAAAGAAGTATTAAGGTCTctacaatgaaaaacaatgagaaGTTCTGGAAACCACAGAAAGTATAAAAAAAGGTTGTAGATGTATCATTGTGAAAGGAAGTCAGCCACGTTTTATAAGAAAAGTGATCTGTTTAGTTGCTGTGGTTGAGTTGTTGACATTCTGCCTTCACCTCAGAAGTTCTTCTTGTGAGCACAATGTATTCGCTGTTTCATGTACGTGTCTGTATTTAACACATGTGAGGCCACAAACGAAAAACCTGTCAGTTTCtcagcaaaacagcaaaacagaccAAAACTGAGATGCAAGGGCGTACATCCTTACAATTTTCTGTCTTacaaatgattcattttcacaatTAATTGACATAAATATACAAGTTTGCATATACAATGGCACACACAATCTGCCTTTCCGTTCAAGGATTATGTAGGAATTTTCCCTTtaagggaaacagagcagcataTATagcacaaacaggaaaaagatcGCATACATGCTGAAACCAAGTTGTGTGCTGTACAGGAACATGAGAGACCAAGCAGGCCTGTTATTTTACAATGCCGCTAATGGAAAAGGGAGAAGACTGTTTGAGCCCGACTTTTCTGCAAAGATAGATTAAACAAAGGTTAACCAATTAGCTTAAAAGCAACTAGAATGGAAAAATATGTAAGGAATCGTCCACTTACGTGAGcactttttctttcaatgaCACCTCTGAAgattaaaaggaaacaaaatgaacatcCATCACTCAGCAACTTTACAAATGACAGTATCAACCGAGCATTTCTCAGATTCATGCTTCCACCCAAACACAAGATAGGTAAACGGAAATTGGGAGAGTCTTGAAAAGCTCATCTTCAGTTACCTTGTTTTCCAGAGAAAACTCAGAATACATGATGctattgaatttaaatttacaaaactttaaaaatactgaaagaCATATTTAAAACCCCCTAATATAAAAGCAAAATTATCTGAATAGCAATACAACTGGCGATGATAGAGCAAGcctgtttttttaataatagcTAATTCAAGTTCCACTCACCCTTTTTCTTGCAgcattttttgcactttttgcaTTTATACTTGCAGCAAAATTGTACGATTGCAATGGTGAATAGGATTGCCAGGAATCCAATGCCCACAGCAAGCCCAACTGCTTTTGGGTTTACAGTGCTCCCTGGaaatgacaaatacagaaaagtaATTAAATCATATGGATTAACACATATTCAAAGATCACCTTCCAACCATCAACAGCAATAAACTAACTAACTAAGCTCCAAAGAAAGCTTTTACAGGGCACTGTATTTCTGATACAAATAATTACCAACTGAAATAGTCTGTCTTGTGGTCTGGGCCTAATTTGATCAATATATATCAGTTCATTATGAATGAATATTCACTCTGGTGAAGTGAGATCTAGAGCAGAGCTTGTCTATGCAACAAGTAACCCAGTAAAACATTCaaagaggaataaataaataaacagatagatagatagatgaatCCATTTCACTACAAGAACACTTGAGGTAAGAAGCACTAGTCATGCAAATGAGACTGAAGGTAAACATCTCAACTGAAGGACTCTTACCTCCATTCCCCATAGCTGACTAGCCAGGATGATAAATGTTATCTGTAGcctgttttctcctcttcttaCTGTCCGTTTGGAGTTTACAGCTGTCACTACCTAACTACACTGTATATAAAGCTTTAATAAATCTTAACAGAATGCAGCAGCCTGGTATTCTCTTACTTCTTCTCGGCTTAGGTCTGTCTCTCAACATCCCCATTCCTGTCATTCTTTTAAAACCAGTccatcttctttctctttcctgcctgtctcataCTCTCACGTTTAGCAAATGTTAAAACAAAGTGGACGACCTGTTGTCTCACATGGATAGTCATGTGAAACAGCAAAGTACTGTGATACAGTGAAGTATAACAACTTTTGCTCAAGACATCCACCCATTTGCATGACAGTGTCACTGATAACCAATAGGAAACCAAAACATGACCCAAAACCCAATTCTGGTCATGTTGAATCCCAGAAGAACTATCTGCATAATGAATGCAGATAACATGCTCTTCTTTTGCCCCTCCAGTTTCTATCACAGCCACAATAGTGGTTTCTCCTTGTTTCCCCGCGTAGAAATCATTAATAGACTGCCAGGTAACAAGACCTGAATTGGATGGTGGAGACTCCTGTTGGGTGACCGGGTTATTAC
It includes:
- the il10ra gene encoding interleukin-10 receptor subunit alpha isoform X1, whose product is MKFRQIAEMDMSSKTPTLLFLVICISSVSGLALPQPDDVVVNILDGEVIVHWKPPKDASSNSMYNVKMGKLNGNWTKVENCTGITHTYCDLSGFIHNYNSIYKVGVQLVMGDDASAWKNMKVRPYNSELQPPSFSLLATSSTLSIYIHQKPILRKLFPFGLSYTIYLVERGQQNKTIIAYLRDDLEDNSRTFSSLHWGREYCVSMRVRGNGATTISGFSPTQCLKLPEQEWYIIAVLSLSTLSVLAIIVISAVILLCYLKRPAKTPAALKSPASDWLPLPIGEGPMEVVTDKGWYLFSYRSEVEKCVKDQEAHVTVKDSADKDRRTSMDSGVSMQSSSAIKNGDSQLTRQDDSGCGSSTSSQTVYPLSDEKTDTNTARKREDSGVGLGCRHDSFSISMDEQGSSLLKGSSPGGNYRTQRPWAEQNQSVTICDDEEGFKQTNSDIVLAEVVTSYRAGLQSCICSKMGKCIWCHNQGEVAKQYRTVCIENRPLSNKCDFVDSCKSGLTFSGYSKKSQMNTDVMDDFKNNFSQPWGTFPLLTTVVEGGHDFNMNNVSVSLCDVQLTND
- the il10ra gene encoding interleukin-10 receptor subunit alpha isoform X2 encodes the protein MYNVKMGKLNGNWTKVENCTGITHTYCDLSGFIHNYNSIYKVGVQLVMGDDASAWKNMKVRPYNSELQPPSFSLLATSSTLSIYIHQKPILRKLFPFGLSYTIYLVERGQQNKTIIAYLRDDLEDNSRTFSSLHWGREYCVSMRVRGNGATTISGFSPTQCLKLPEQEWYIIAVLSLSTLSVLAIIVISAVILLCYLKRPAKTPAALKSPASDWLPLPIGEGPMEVVTDKGWYLFSYRSEVEKCVKDQEAHVTVKDSADKDRRTSMDSGVSMQSSSAIKNGDSQLTRQDDSGCGSSTSSQTVYPLSDEKTDTNTARKREDSGVGLGCRHDSFSISMDEQGSSLLKGSSPGGNYRTQRPWAEQNQSVTICDDEEGFKQTNSDIVLAEVVTSYRAGLQSCICSKMGKCIWCHNQGEVAKQYRTVCIENRPLSNKCDFVDSCKSGLTFSGYSKKSQMNTDVMDDFKNNFSQPWGTFPLLTTVVEGGHDFNMNNVSVSLCDVQLTND
- the il10ra gene encoding interleukin-10 receptor subunit alpha isoform X3, which translates into the protein MGDDASAWKNMKVRPYNSELQPPSFSLLATSSTLSIYIHQKPILRKLFPFGLSYTIYLVERGQQNKTIIAYLRDDLEDNSRTFSSLHWGREYCVSMRVRGNGATTISGFSPTQCLKLPEQEWYIIAVLSLSTLSVLAIIVISAVILLCYLKRPAKTPAALKSPASDWLPLPIGEGPMEVVTDKGWYLFSYRSEVEKCVKDQEAHVTVKDSADKDRRTSMDSGVSMQSSSAIKNGDSQLTRQDDSGCGSSTSSQTVYPLSDEKTDTNTARKREDSGVGLGCRHDSFSISMDEQGSSLLKGSSPGGNYRTQRPWAEQNQSVTICDDEEGFKQTNSDIVLAEVVTSYRAGLQSCICSKMGKCIWCHNQGEVAKQYRTVCIENRPLSNKCDFVDSCKSGLTFSGYSKKSQMNTDVMDDFKNNFSQPWGTFPLLTTVVEGGHDFNMNNVSVSLCDVQLTND